The following coding sequences lie in one Bacteroidota bacterium genomic window:
- a CDS encoding TIGR00266 family protein — MRSNHEIDYKILGEELQCVEIELDPNETVVAEAGNFMMMDDGIRMDTIFGDGSKEQGGFMDKLFSAGKRLIVGESLFMTAFTNGGNLKKRITFASPYPGKIIPMDLSTLNGKIICQKDAFLCAAKGVSIGIEFQKKLGTGLFGGEGFIMEKLEGDGLAFVHSGGMIIEKQLMPGELIKVDTGCIVAFTQDIDYDIQFVGGIKNTIFGGEGLFFATLKGPGKVWIQSLPVSRLAGRLMAYSRGGKEEGSVLGGLGRMFDGDNS, encoded by the coding sequence ATGAGATCAAACCACGAAATCGACTACAAAATTTTAGGGGAAGAATTACAATGCGTAGAAATTGAATTGGACCCGAACGAAACGGTTGTTGCTGAAGCCGGTAACTTTATGATGATGGACGATGGCATCCGTATGGATACCATTTTCGGAGATGGATCGAAAGAACAAGGCGGCTTTATGGATAAATTATTCTCAGCCGGAAAACGACTAATTGTAGGCGAAAGTTTATTCATGACCGCTTTCACCAACGGAGGAAACCTGAAAAAACGCATCACTTTTGCATCTCCGTATCCGGGAAAAATTATCCCCATGGACTTAAGTACGTTAAATGGTAAAATCATTTGTCAGAAAGACGCCTTTTTATGCGCAGCAAAAGGAGTTAGCATTGGGATTGAATTTCAAAAAAAGCTGGGAACAGGCTTATTTGGGGGTGAAGGATTTATTATGGAGAAATTGGAAGGGGATGGATTGGCATTTGTGCATTCAGGCGGAATGATTATAGAAAAACAACTGATGCCGGGCGAGCTTATAAAAGTTGATACCGGATGTATTGTGGCATTTACCCAGGATATTGATTATGATATTCAGTTCGTTGGAGGCATCAAAAACACGATTTTTGGTGGAGAAGGGCTATTTTTCGCAACATTAAAAGGACCGGGCAAAGTTTGGATACAATCCTTACCTGTAAGCCGTTTGGCAGGTCGCTTAATGGCTTATTCACGCGGTGGAAAAGAAGAAGGTAGCGTTTTGGGCGGACTTGGCAGAATGTTTGATGGTGACAATAGCTAA
- a CDS encoding GxxExxY protein: MSENEITEIIIGCSIKIHKSIGPGLLESAYEECLFYELSKTNLKIERQKALPLIYEEVKLECGYRADFLIENKVVLELKSIDALEDIHLAQVLTYLKLSKCKVGLLINFNVLKLTNGVKRVVNNY; encoded by the coding sequence ATGTCAGAGAATGAAATAACAGAAATCATTATCGGCTGTTCAATCAAAATTCATAAATCAATCGGTCCTGGGCTATTAGAATCTGCTTACGAAGAATGTTTGTTTTATGAACTTTCTAAAACAAATCTTAAAATTGAACGACAGAAAGCATTGCCCTTGATTTACGAGGAAGTGAAGTTAGAATGTGGCTATCGTGCAGATTTTTTGATAGAAAACAAAGTTGTACTAGAATTGAAATCAATAGATGCATTAGAAGATATTCATCTTGCCCAAGTTTTAACATATCTGAAACTATCAAAATGTAAAGTTGGCTTACTCATAAACTTCAATGTTCTCAAATTAACGAATGGGGTAAAAAGAGTAGTAAACAACTATTAA
- a CDS encoding aminopeptidase, translated as MFKSLLKLFFQFFLLALFIFLIIEYKLAIYGLQQGKGQLDLVWGAKPVEEVLTDVTFPDSLKQKLRLINDMRKFTVEELGMNESKNYTSVYDQKGQSLLLNVSACEPYSFTPKEWTFPFLGAVPYKGFFDKKEAAKEVLKLKMQGYDIDVYSPSGWSTLGWFNDPILSNMLNQDEGSLANLIIHELTHGTLFVKNDVNFNENLANFIGDKGAELF; from the coding sequence ATGTTTAAAAGCCTTCTGAAGCTCTTCTTTCAGTTTTTTCTGCTTGCACTCTTCATCTTCCTGATAATCGAGTACAAATTGGCTATTTATGGTCTTCAACAAGGCAAAGGACAACTTGATCTGGTTTGGGGAGCTAAACCCGTTGAAGAAGTATTAACGGATGTCACCTTCCCGGATTCATTAAAACAAAAGCTCCGACTCATCAACGACATGCGCAAATTTACTGTTGAAGAGTTGGGTATGAACGAAAGTAAAAATTACACTTCGGTGTACGATCAAAAAGGACAATCTTTACTCTTAAATGTTTCGGCATGTGAGCCTTATAGCTTTACTCCAAAAGAATGGACATTTCCCTTTTTAGGTGCCGTTCCCTACAAAGGTTTTTTTGATAAAAAAGAAGCAGCAAAAGAAGTTCTGAAATTAAAAATGCAAGGTTACGATATAGATGTTTATAGTCCTTCCGGCTGGTCTACACTGGGTTGGTTCAACGATCCTATTCTATCCAACATGCTCAACCAAGATGAAGGCAGTCTCGCTAATTTAATCATCCATGAATTAACGCACGGGACTTTATTTGTAAAAAACGATGTAAACTTCAACGAAAACCTTGCTAATTTTATTGGTGATAAGGGCGCAGAGCTTTTTTAA
- a CDS encoding YdcF family protein, with protein MLSFVISPIVWIVTLLFFFVYSKNEKRRKKAFYWAFGLILFFTNSFVFDEFSRAWEVPATQYEDLEIYDVGIVLGGMSVYDEDFERPQFYRGVDRLLQTVELYKLGMIKKIIFTGGSGRILQPDMREGEYIKRYLIFMGIPEEDFIIESQSKNTRENALFTKNLIDEKKITGRFLLITSAFHMRRSINCFETVGLEVTPYSTDRYSGPRKFEFDHLFIPNTSALNDWNNLIHEVVGYITYKVIGYG; from the coding sequence TTGCTCTCTTTTGTAATCAGTCCAATTGTTTGGATTGTGACCTTGTTGTTTTTTTTCGTGTATTCCAAAAATGAAAAACGAAGAAAAAAAGCATTCTATTGGGCATTTGGCTTAATCCTGTTTTTTACAAATAGTTTTGTATTTGATGAGTTTTCTCGTGCTTGGGAAGTTCCTGCAACACAATACGAAGATTTGGAGATTTATGATGTTGGAATTGTATTGGGTGGAATGAGTGTATATGATGAAGATTTTGAACGCCCGCAATTTTACCGTGGCGTGGATCGCTTGTTGCAAACAGTGGAGTTGTACAAGTTGGGGATGATAAAAAAAATAATTTTCACGGGTGGTTCCGGGCGAATATTACAGCCGGATATGCGTGAAGGTGAATACATCAAACGGTATTTAATTTTTATGGGTATTCCGGAAGAAGATTTTATTATTGAATCACAATCAAAGAATACGCGCGAAAATGCATTGTTTACTAAAAATTTAATTGACGAGAAAAAAATTACAGGACGCTTTTTGTTAATCACTTCTGCTTTTCACATGCGCAGAAGCATCAATTGTTTTGAAACAGTTGGGTTAGAAGTAACACCGTATAGCACCGACAGGTATTCCGGACCGCGTAAATTCGAATTCGACCATTTGTTTATCCCTAATACTTCTGCCTTAAACGATTGGAATAACCTTATTCATGAAGTAGTTGGTTACATCACCTACAAAGTAATCGGTTACGGTTAA
- a CDS encoding M1 family metallopeptidase, with protein MRKLLLFIVPILFLSSCGALGIHLKVYNPKKAGTYPKETKQNKLLAETTKYRTCFDVYHNKITVGIEPSEKFIRGIVTISAKAVVDFDTLQLDLYKNMTVYTVDSEKNPLNYWREEGAIFIKMPQTVKAGTNFSVEIAFDGNPTEAKRPPWDGGFVWKKDKDGNPWIGVACESEGSSLWWPSKDVMNDEADSTDVTIIVPKDLVAVSNGVLKDTSFIEESKAYHWHISYPINNYNVTLYVGNFKLLEDKYESNVSGKTTALNHYVLPYNYEKAKLHFQQVKKHMAFYEKMFGPYPWQRDGFKLVESPYAGMEHQSAIAYGNGYKNDYQELFDYIILHETAHEWWGNSVTAADLSDAWIHEGFASYCEALFVESISGYQAYLDYMYWQRISILNKRPVVRQREIRYFDYHDGDIYSKGSWILHTLRTTIDNDSLFFDILKTFRMENHQKEIYSETFVDLVNKKTGKDFNWFFNQYLYQREAPILEFNWTDDQLFFKWKNTNADFVLPIKILVGGKTIQLFPTTKLQSIKLSNEYPNFYDNSDQMYYGTKKNKKLKM; from the coding sequence ATGAGAAAACTCTTACTCTTTATCGTTCCAATTCTCTTCCTGTCCTCGTGTGGTGCACTTGGCATCCATTTAAAAGTATACAATCCAAAGAAAGCAGGAACGTATCCGAAAGAAACAAAACAAAATAAGTTATTGGCAGAAACAACAAAATACAGAACCTGTTTTGATGTTTACCACAATAAAATTACTGTTGGAATTGAACCATCTGAAAAATTCATTCGAGGAATTGTAACCATCAGTGCAAAAGCCGTAGTTGATTTTGATACTCTTCAGCTCGATCTATACAAAAATATGACTGTCTACACAGTTGACTCTGAAAAAAACCCATTGAATTATTGGCGCGAAGAAGGCGCAATTTTTATAAAAATGCCCCAAACAGTTAAAGCCGGAACAAATTTTTCGGTCGAAATTGCCTTCGATGGTAATCCAACAGAAGCAAAGCGTCCTCCTTGGGATGGAGGTTTCGTTTGGAAAAAAGACAAAGATGGAAACCCATGGATTGGTGTAGCGTGTGAAAGCGAAGGCTCTAGTTTATGGTGGCCTAGCAAGGATGTAATGAACGATGAAGCCGACAGCACTGATGTAACAATCATCGTTCCAAAAGATTTGGTGGCGGTAAGCAACGGAGTTTTAAAAGACACCAGCTTTATAGAAGAAAGCAAAGCCTACCATTGGCATATCTCTTACCCGATCAATAACTACAATGTGACTTTGTACGTGGGAAATTTCAAATTATTAGAAGACAAATATGAAAGTAATGTGAGTGGAAAAACCACAGCCCTCAATCATTATGTACTTCCGTATAATTACGAAAAAGCAAAACTGCACTTCCAACAAGTAAAAAAACACATGGCTTTTTACGAAAAAATGTTTGGCCCTTACCCATGGCAACGCGATGGTTTTAAATTAGTAGAATCACCTTATGCAGGAATGGAACATCAATCGGCAATCGCTTATGGAAATGGATATAAAAACGATTATCAGGAATTATTCGATTACATCATTTTACACGAAACAGCACATGAATGGTGGGGCAACAGCGTAACAGCAGCTGACCTATCCGATGCATGGATCCATGAAGGATTTGCCAGCTATTGCGAAGCGCTTTTTGTAGAGAGCATTTCAGGCTACCAAGCGTATTTAGATTACATGTATTGGCAACGCATCAGCATTTTAAATAAACGGCCGGTAGTTCGACAAAGAGAAATCCGCTACTTCGATTACCACGATGGGGATATTTACAGCAAAGGCTCTTGGATATTGCACACATTGCGCACGACGATTGACAACGACTCCTTGTTTTTTGATATTCTAAAAACTTTTCGAATGGAAAATCACCAAAAAGAAATCTACTCTGAAACGTTTGTTGATTTGGTCAATAAAAAAACTGGAAAGGATTTTAACTGGTTTTTCAATCAATACCTCTATCAAAGAGAAGCGCCCATTTTAGAATTCAATTGGACGGACGATCAACTTTTTTTCAAATGGAAAAACACCAATGCTGATTTTGTTTTGCCTATTAAGATTTTGGTAGGTGGTAAAACCATTCAACTATTTCCAACCACGAAACTGCAGTCGATAAAACTGAGTAATGAGTATCCGAATTTTTATGATAATTCAGATCAGATGTATTATGGAACGAAGAAAAACAAAAAGTTAAAAATGTAA
- a CDS encoding murein L,D-transpeptidase catalytic domain family protein, whose protein sequence is MYKNSLLLLFCISIFSFKTDLKTTTRLKQKSKDAVTFCKSNGYNTDFCILIDMNIHSGKKRAFLWDMKKDSILASGMCAHGCGNNPWGETYTKEKPKFSNTPDSHCTSIGKFKVGKRGYSNWGINVNYLLHGLESTNSNALKRQIVLHSWDDVPENEVHPYGTPEGWGCPAVDNKFMKTLDPKLKASGKPVLLWMFD, encoded by the coding sequence ATGTATAAGAATTCACTCCTCCTACTCTTCTGCATTTCAATCTTCTCGTTTAAAACGGACCTAAAAACAACCACCCGTTTAAAACAAAAATCAAAAGATGCGGTCACTTTTTGTAAATCGAATGGTTATAATACCGACTTCTGCATTTTAATCGACATGAATATTCATTCCGGTAAAAAGCGTGCATTTTTATGGGACATGAAAAAGGATTCCATCCTTGCTTCCGGAATGTGTGCTCACGGATGCGGAAACAATCCTTGGGGTGAAACGTATACCAAAGAAAAACCAAAATTTAGTAATACACCTGATAGCCATTGCACCTCCATTGGGAAATTCAAAGTGGGAAAACGAGGCTATAGCAATTGGGGAATCAATGTCAACTATTTACTTCATGGCTTAGAAAGCACTAACAGCAATGCTTTGAAACGACAAATTGTTTTACATTCTTGGGACGATGTTCCGGAAAACGAAGTACATCCTTATGGAACACCGGAAGGATGGGGATGCCCGGCTGTAGATAATAAATTCATGAAAACATTGGATCCAAAATTAAAAGCTTCGGGGAAACCGGTTTTATTGTGGATGTTTGATTGA
- a CDS encoding DUF1573 domain-containing protein, with protein MKKLAFTFGTVLFTVFAASAQEKVTPPPAPTSLAEITFEQETHDFGNIEYAGNGTYEFKFKNTGKEPLIISDAKGSCGCTVPTYPKNVPIKPGETQVIKVTYDTKRAGNFNKTVTVTSNAKTASKLLTIKGKVEPAPVEEAFPSNGKKDDGATPLEKH; from the coding sequence ATGAAAAAATTAGCCTTCACATTCGGAACAGTATTATTTACTGTTTTTGCTGCATCCGCTCAGGAAAAAGTAACTCCTCCGCCTGCACCTACCAGCTTAGCTGAAATCACCTTTGAGCAAGAAACACATGATTTCGGAAATATTGAGTATGCTGGAAATGGGACGTATGAGTTTAAATTTAAAAACACCGGAAAAGAACCATTGATTATTTCCGATGCAAAAGGGTCTTGCGGTTGTACCGTTCCCACGTATCCTAAAAATGTTCCAATTAAACCGGGTGAAACTCAGGTAATTAAGGTTACTTATGATACAAAACGTGCCGGAAACTTTAATAAAACAGTAACTGTTACCTCAAATGCAAAAACGGCATCAAAATTGTTAACGATTAAAGGTAAAGTTGAACCAGCTCCTGTAGAAGAAGCATTTCCTTCGAATGGTAAAAAAGATGATGGTGCAACTCCATTAGAAAAACACTAA
- a CDS encoding DUF1573 domain-containing protein gives MKKVILSIGLMLCVAVGANAQEAVTPNPVNPNAPKFKFETEVVDYGTIEHNANGDREFKFTNVGKEPLIISNAVGSCGCTTPVWPKEPIKPGASAVIKVHYATDRVGQFEKTVTLTSNADTPAKILKIKGVVKPDPTPAPTTPAPAEQKH, from the coding sequence ATGAAAAAAGTTATCCTATCAATTGGCTTAATGCTATGTGTTGCGGTTGGTGCGAATGCACAAGAAGCTGTAACTCCAAATCCAGTAAATCCAAATGCTCCGAAATTCAAATTTGAAACAGAGGTAGTTGATTATGGTACAATCGAACACAATGCGAACGGTGATCGTGAATTTAAATTCACCAATGTTGGAAAAGAGCCATTAATCATTTCAAATGCAGTAGGTTCATGCGGATGTACAACTCCAGTTTGGCCAAAAGAACCAATCAAACCAGGTGCTTCTGCTGTAATTAAAGTACACTATGCTACTGATAGAGTTGGTCAATTTGAAAAAACTGTAACGTTAACTTCAAATGCTGACACTCCTGCAAAAATATTAAAAATTAAAGGTGTAGTAAAACCAGATCCAACACCAGCACCAACAACTCCTGCTCCTGCTGAGCAAAAGCACTAG
- a CDS encoding DUF1573 domain-containing protein: protein MSAQQPVASNTGGAKIKFESEVVDYGTLPQDGDGNREFKFTNVGKEPLILTNVNSSCGCLVASWPKEPIAPGKSVVIKAHYDTKRVGKFEKTLTVQSNDGERPSLVLKIKGEVLAPK from the coding sequence ATGTCTGCACAACAACCCGTTGCTTCAAATACGGGTGGTGCTAAAATCAAATTTGAATCGGAGGTAGTTGATTACGGAACGCTACCACAAGATGGCGATGGAAATCGTGAGTTTAAATTTACGAATGTTGGAAAAGAACCGCTTATCTTAACGAATGTAAATTCTTCTTGTGGCTGTTTAGTTGCAAGCTGGCCGAAAGAACCAATTGCTCCAGGTAAATCAGTCGTGATTAAAGCACATTACGATACAAAAAGAGTCGGGAAGTTTGAAAAAACGCTTACCGTTCAGTCGAATGATGGGGAACGACCTTCTCTCGTTTTAAAGATAAAAGGTGAGGTTTTGGCTCCTAAATAA
- a CDS encoding DUF1573 domain-containing protein, translating to MNFIKSLLILILVAIAIPGISQEIKLKDAKQNFGFVHEGDTVRLSYELKNVGDKPLVISNYDVECGCTVMEAVTKTIQPGETYVLKVTFDTHQKYDRQDRIVKVISNATNSPTELRFKGVVLKPKKN from the coding sequence ATGAATTTCATTAAATCCTTATTGATTCTCATTTTAGTTGCAATTGCAATCCCCGGTATTTCGCAAGAAATAAAATTGAAAGACGCCAAACAAAATTTTGGCTTTGTGCATGAAGGGGATACTGTGCGATTATCCTACGAGCTTAAAAATGTTGGGGATAAGCCCCTTGTTATCTCTAATTATGACGTGGAATGTGGTTGTACTGTTATGGAAGCGGTGACCAAAACCATCCAGCCTGGCGAAACTTATGTTCTGAAAGTGACATTTGATACGCACCAGAAGTACGATCGTCAAGATCGCATCGTAAAAGTGATTTCTAATGCCACCAATTCTCCTACCGAATTACGCTTCAAAGGTGTGGTGCTCAAGCCAAAGAAAAATTAA
- a CDS encoding pyridoxal phosphate-dependent aminotransferase, translated as MPKVSSKGNSMPSSPIRKLVPFAEAAKKVGRKIYHLNIGQPDIETPEVMLNAIKNADIKVLEYSHSAGIESYRTKLAEYYRTFNINIDQNDIIITTGGSEAISIAMMTCFNDGDEIIIPEPFYANYNGFSCAADVKVVPVKSYIETGFALPPISDFEKLITPKTKGIMICNPGNPTGYLYSREELESLKQLVLKYDLFLLSDEVYREFCYDGKEYVSVMHLSGIDNNVILLDSISKRYSACGARIGALISKNKEVMATAMKFAQARLSPPTFGQIGAEAALKTPKAYFDKVQKEYVERRNFVIEALNKMDGVFCPKPSGAFYCIARLPIDNADKFCQWLLESFEHEGQTVMLAPATGFYSTPGAGTNEVRLAYVLNKESLKNAMICLEKALKVYPGKTN; from the coding sequence ATGCCAAAAGTTTCTTCCAAAGGCAATTCAATGCCTTCATCACCCATCCGTAAGCTCGTTCCATTTGCTGAAGCAGCTAAAAAAGTAGGACGTAAAATTTATCATTTAAACATTGGTCAGCCGGATATTGAAACGCCTGAAGTGATGTTGAATGCGATAAAAAATGCTGATATCAAAGTGCTGGAATATTCACATTCTGCAGGTATTGAATCGTATAGAACAAAGTTGGCAGAATACTATAGAACATTCAATATTAATATTGATCAAAACGATATCATCATTACCACAGGAGGGTCGGAAGCGATATCCATTGCCATGATGACCTGCTTCAATGATGGAGATGAAATTATTATTCCGGAGCCTTTTTACGCCAACTACAATGGATTTTCTTGTGCAGCAGATGTAAAAGTAGTTCCAGTTAAATCCTATATAGAAACCGGATTTGCATTGCCACCTATTTCTGATTTCGAAAAATTAATTACTCCTAAAACAAAAGGGATTATGATTTGTAATCCCGGCAACCCTACCGGTTATTTATATTCACGCGAAGAGTTAGAATCTTTGAAACAACTGGTGTTGAAATACGATTTGTTTTTATTGAGTGATGAAGTATACCGTGAGTTTTGTTACGATGGAAAAGAATATGTTTCAGTAATGCATTTGTCAGGTATTGATAACAATGTGATTTTGTTAGATTCAATTTCAAAGCGTTACAGTGCTTGTGGCGCCAGAATTGGAGCATTGATTTCCAAAAACAAAGAGGTAATGGCAACGGCAATGAAATTTGCTCAGGCACGATTGAGCCCGCCTACCTTCGGACAAATAGGAGCGGAGGCCGCTTTGAAAACACCAAAAGCGTATTTTGATAAAGTGCAAAAAGAATATGTGGAGCGCAGAAATTTTGTGATTGAGGCGCTAAATAAAATGGACGGTGTATTTTGTCCGAAACCTAGTGGAGCTTTTTATTGCATTGCTCGTTTGCCAATTGATAATGCCGATAAATTCTGTCAATGGTTATTGGAATCTTTCGAACATGAAGGTCAAACCGTAATGCTGGCACCTGCCACCGGATTTTATTCTACACCCGGAGCTGGAACCAATGAGGTGCGCTTGGCTTATGTATTAAATAAAGAATCCCTTAAAAATGCAATGATTTGTTTGGAAAAAGCCTTGAAAGTATATCCTGGCAAGACAAATTAA
- a CDS encoding peptidoglycan DD-metalloendopeptidase family protein, with translation MKTTAATAFSGPDTLSTSAAKPKSLIQNMNREQLSSLVDFLFEMDTIPRDLMNEINMAIAHFNEEDAKNELKSAIANSFPASDLYVSWEINNLFPEKDMLKLKGDTSVTLQLNGGERGDYFHPFNGPMTSGFGWRDSAQHNGVDIDLNKGDKVCAAFDGMVRVAKRYGGFGNVVIVRHYNGLETVYAHLSKLKVKPGQVIIAGQVVGLGGSTGHSTGSHLHFEVRFKGVPINPKYLISFKEQKILCNEITIKKTKWGLAAYPAGEKEHIVEKGDTVFELAKRYATTTVSIRQMNGLTGKVRLKPGQVICIAQ, from the coding sequence GTGAAAACAACTGCTGCAACTGCCTTTTCGGGTCCGGATACCTTGTCAACTAGTGCTGCAAAACCAAAAAGTTTAATTCAGAATATGAATCGGGAGCAATTGAGCTCTTTGGTTGATTTCCTTTTTGAGATGGACACCATCCCTAGAGATTTAATGAATGAAATCAACATGGCAATCGCTCATTTTAATGAGGAAGATGCTAAAAATGAGTTGAAGTCTGCTATTGCTAATAGTTTTCCTGCTTCTGATTTATATGTTAGTTGGGAAATCAATAACCTGTTTCCGGAAAAAGATATGCTTAAGTTAAAGGGAGACACTTCGGTTACCTTGCAATTAAATGGTGGGGAGCGAGGCGATTATTTCCATCCATTTAATGGGCCAATGACTTCCGGTTTTGGTTGGAGAGACAGTGCTCAGCACAATGGAGTGGATATCGATTTGAATAAAGGAGATAAGGTTTGTGCGGCTTTTGATGGAATGGTAAGGGTTGCGAAACGTTATGGCGGATTTGGAAATGTGGTGATTGTGCGTCATTATAATGGTTTAGAAACTGTATATGCACACTTGTCGAAGTTGAAAGTAAAGCCCGGACAAGTGATTATCGCTGGGCAAGTAGTTGGGTTGGGTGGAAGTACAGGTCATTCAACCGGTTCGCATTTACATTTTGAAGTTCGATTTAAAGGTGTGCCGATTAATCCGAAGTATTTAATTTCTTTTAAAGAGCAGAAAATATTGTGTAATGAAATCACCATTAAGAAAACGAAATGGGGGTTGGCGGCATATCCAGCAGGTGAAAAGGAACATATTGTAGAGAAAGGTGATACCGTATTTGAATTGGCAAAACGATATGCAACCACAACAGTTTCAATCAGGCAGATGAATGGCTTAACAGGTAAAGTGCGACTGAAGCCCGGTCAGGTTATATGTATTGCTCAATAG
- a CDS encoding CoA pyrophosphatase, which produces MFRSFIEQLESRLNKELPGEAAQFSMAPIARKKRSEISFAEISPKKSAVMIVLYPHDETIHAVLIQRGTYEGVHSGQVAFPGGKFEDGDLDLKQTALRETNEEIGLLPEQIKVLGSLTEVYITPSNFLVKPFIGVVHQKPDFIVDAREVARVITVDLFQLNNKEIIKEKSILQSGGFKIKTPYYEIEGLTIWGATAMMISELNAVVAELKFTSSSQSPS; this is translated from the coding sequence ATGTTTCGGAGCTTTATAGAACAGTTGGAAAGTCGCTTAAATAAAGAGTTGCCAGGAGAAGCAGCTCAGTTTTCGATGGCGCCAATAGCACGAAAAAAACGTTCTGAAATTTCTTTTGCCGAAATATCCCCAAAAAAAAGCGCAGTGATGATTGTTTTATATCCTCATGACGAAACTATTCATGCAGTTTTGATTCAACGAGGAACTTACGAAGGCGTGCATAGCGGTCAAGTTGCTTTTCCCGGAGGAAAATTCGAAGACGGAGATCTTGATTTAAAACAAACAGCATTGCGTGAAACGAATGAGGAAATCGGGCTATTGCCTGAACAAATAAAGGTGCTGGGAAGTTTAACAGAAGTGTATATCACTCCCAGTAATTTTTTAGTAAAACCATTTATTGGTGTGGTTCATCAAAAGCCTGATTTTATTGTGGATGCCCGTGAAGTAGCGCGTGTTATAACGGTGGATTTGTTTCAATTGAACAACAAAGAAATCATTAAGGAAAAATCAATTTTACAAAGCGGTGGATTCAAAATAAAAACCCCCTATTATGAAATAGAGGGTTTAACAATATGGGGTGCAACTGCAATGATGATTAGTGAATTAAATGCAGTGGTAGCTGAATTAAAATTTACTTCTTCTTCACAAAGTCCGTCATGA